The genomic DNA GCTTCTACAAGACCAATTGCATACTGAGGGCGTCCTGTAGAAGCGCAAAGGGTACACGAATGCTGATCGAGCTCTGGGCGGACCTGCGCTATCGTGCCCGCGCCATCCTGCGCCGGCACACGCTCGAGCAGGAGCTCGACGCGGAAGTGCGGTTCCACATTGAGCGTGAAGCGGAGGCCTACATCCGCGCCGGCATGCCTCGGGCCGACGCGATGCGGCGCGCCCGGCTCGCCTTCGGCGGTGTCGAACGCACCAAAGACGCCAGCCGCGATGTACGCGGGACCCGTATGCTCGAAGCGCTGGTGCGGGATACGCACTACGCCGTCCGCTCGCTCCGTAAGCACGCGACGTTTACCGTCACCGTCGTCGTGACGCTTGCGGTCGGCATTGGCGCCAACGCGGCGATGTTCGCTTTGCTCGACGCGCTGATGCTTCGCCCGCTGCCCGTTGGGCATCCCGCGCGGCTGGTCACCATTGGTGATCCGTCCAAAGTCAATTCCGCGTGGCACGGATCGCCGATGACGGCGTACGTCTCGTATCCGGTGTACGCCGACATCCGCGACCACGCACGCACGCTCGCGGGCGTGTACGCCACGGGCCAGGCCGGCAGACTCGAGGTCGCGGCCCCGGGCGGCGGCATCGAACGCCCCGACGGCCGCTTTGTGACCGGCAATTTCTTTTCCGTGCTCGAGGTCCCGGCGTACATCGGCCGCACCTTCACCGCATCCGAGGATCGCGTTCCGTTAGGCGACCCGGTCGTCGTCATCAGTTACGACTACTGGCGCCGGCAGTACGGTGCCGCGCCTGCGGCGGTCGGCACTACGATGGTCGTGAACGGCGTACCGCTCACCATCGTGGGCGTTGCGCCGCGCGGCTTCACCGGCGACATCGTCGGGCAGTCGACCGATCTGTGGATCCCGCTGATGATGCGGCAGGCGTTGCAGCCGGCCGGCACGGCGCTCGACGATCGGTCGTTCTCGTGGCTCGCCATGATGGGTCGGCTGGCGCCCGGTGCGACGCTCGCCCAGGCGCGCGCCGAGCTGGCGGTCATCGAGACGCAATCCATTCGTGCGCACCTCACGGGTGAAGATCTCGCCGAGTTCGATGAGGACCTGCGCGTACAGCCGATCGAGGTGAATGCGGGCGCGCGCGGATTTTCCGAGTTTCGGCCACTTTATGGACCGGCGCTGGTGGTCCTCATGGCCGCGGTCGGGCTCATCGTGCTCGTGGTATGCGCGAACGTCGCCAACCTGATGCTTGCGCGCGCCGCCGGGCGGGCGCGCGAGATGACGGTGCGCATGACGCTCGGCGCCGGCCGGCGCCGCCTGGTGCTGCAGCTCCTAACGGAAAGCGCGCTCCTCGCCGGCGCGGGCGGCGCGCTGGGGTTGATGGCCGCGGTGTGGGGAAGCCGGCTGCTCGTGTCGATCGCCGGCGTGGGCGACCGCACGATCGCGCTCGACGTCGCACCGGACCTGCGCCTGTTCGCGTTCACGCTGCTGGTCACGCTGCTCTGCGTGGTGCTGTTCGGGCTCGTGCCCGCGCTCCGGGCCACGCGCCTCGACGTCGGCACGGCGCTCCGCGCGCAAGGACGCAACATTTCCGGTGCTCGTGCGCGGTTAGGCCGCGTCGCGCTCGGCCCGGCGCTCGTTGTTGGGCAGGTCGCGTTGTCCACGCTGCTCCTCATCGGCGCCGGCCTGCTGCTGCACAGCATGCAGCGCATGCTCACCGTCGACCTCGGCTTCGATCGCGATCACATCGTGAGCGCCGACGTTCCGATGAATCAGCGGAGCCTGGGCGGCGCCGGCGTGCTCGCGGCGGCGCGCGAGCTGGCGGATGAGCTGCAGCGCGTCCCCGGCGTGCGCGCGGTGTCTTACTCCGAGGAAGGCTTGTTCAGCGGGGGCGAATCGACCGGGCACGTGGCGGTGGCCGGATTTACCGCCGTCGCCGACTCGCAACTGTCTGTTAGCTATGACGAGGTCGGCCCGGGCTACCTGCACGCGATCGGCGCGCGGCTCGTCCGCGGCCGCGATCTGGACGAGCGCGATGTCGCGGGCGCCGAGCATACGGCGCTCGTCGACGAGACCATGGCCCGGTACTACTTCGGTCCGCGCGATCCTGTTGGGCGGTCGTTCACGCTGGACTCCGTGGCCTACACCATCGCCGGCGTCGTGCACGACGTGCAAGAGCGCGACGTGCGCGGCCTTCCGGTTAGGCGGGCGTATTTGCCGGTCGCGCAGATGGCCGCGGCGCCGAAGATGCTCATCTTCGAGGTGCGCGTCGCGGGCGATCCGACGCGGTTCGTCGAGCCCGTGCGCGCGGCCCTGCTCGCGCGTCATCCCGATCTGCGCGATGCCGTGAAACCGCTCGACGCGATAGTCCGGGAAACGATCGGACAGGACCTGCTGCTCGCGCACGTGACGTCGTTCTTCGGCGCGGCCGCGCTCCTGCTGGCGGCGGTGGGACTCTACGGCATCACCTCGTACTCGACGTCGCAACGGACGGGCGAGTTCGGCCTGCGCAGTGCGCTCGGCGCCGCGCCGCGCGCCGTCACCTCGATGGTGCTTGGCGAAGCCGTGCGCCTGGCGACGTGCGGCGTCGCAATTGGATTGCCGGCGGGAATCGCGGCCACGCGACTGATTCGCTCGGAGGTCTTTGGCGTCGGGCCGCTCGACCCGGTGTCGATCGGGGCCGCGATCGTCGCACTCACTATTGCGACACTCGTCGCGAGCTACCTTCCGGCACGGCGCGCCGCGCGCGTCGGCCCGCTCGAAGCACTGCGCACCGAGTGAGCGGCGGTTACACGCCGCTGTGATGCCGCGCGGCATCGTGTCGCGTTATCTTGTCCCACCTCCCTCGGACAGGATCCCACCATGCGACGCTCGTTGGCGTACGCGGCTTCCCTCCTTTGCCTCGCCGGGCCGCTCCATGCGCAAGGACTGCGCTCCACGATCACCAAGCTGTTCACCTTCGGCAACTGCGGGCAGCCGTTGTGTCTGGCCGGCTCGGTGCTTGCGCAAAACGGACATGGCGACCACTTCATACCGGCCGATGTCGCCGGCAACGCGACGATTCTCTCGTTCCTCGCGGACGCGATCGGACTGAGCTCGGCCGACGTGCCGGTAAGCGCCGCGAGCAGCGGCGCCACGTTCACGTTCGTGAACGGCCTCCCGCAGAAGACCGCCGAGTCGTCGGGACCGGTGTTCGGCGAGCGCGGGCCTACGTTAGGCCGCGGCCGCCTTCTCGTCGGCGCGAACGTGACCAACGTCGATTTCAGCACGCTGCGCGGCATTCCGCTCAACGACATCGAGCTCAATTTCACGCATCAGGATGTCGGCGCGCCCGGCCTCGGGGACTCGCCCTTCGAGAACGACTTCATCGAAGTGCGCACCCAACTGCAGGTGAACATGTACGTGAGCTCGTTCTATGTCACGTACGGCGTCACCGACCGCCTCGACCTGGGCGTGTCGATCCCGCTTGCGCACGTATCGGTGAGCGGCTCGAGCGACGCGCAGATCGTACCGTTCGGCACACCGGCCGAGCATTTTTTCTCCGGGACGCCGACGGATCCCGTGTTGACGGCGCAGAGCGCCGCGGCCGGCGCCGCGACCGGGTTAGGCGACATCTCGCTGCGCGCGAAGCTCAATCTCAACTCCTCCCAGCGCGCGAGCTTCTCGCTCCTCGCCGACGCGCGGCTGCCCACCGGCGACGCGGACAACTTCCTCGGCGCCGGCGCGTTCGGATTCCGCGGGCTCGGCGTGTTCTCGGCACGGTTCGGCAACTTCACGCCGCATTTCAACGGCGGATTCTTCTATCGCGGCGGATCGCTCGAAAACAACGCGCTGCTGGCAACGGGCGGCTTCGATCACCTGATGACCGACTGGGCCACCATGTCGTTCGACATCATCTCCGAATGGCAACTCGGCGCGAGCAAATTGACCATCCCGCCGGTCGTTCACATCATCGCGCCGTTCCAGCGGACCGTGACGCCGACCAACATTCCGAACGAGCGCGATGACATCGTCAACGCGTCGTTCGGACTGAAACTGCGCATGGACTCGGGCGCGACCGGCGTCGCGAACATGATCCTTCCGATGAACCGCGGCGGACTGCGGCCGGATGTCATCTGGACGTTAGGCCTCGAATACAACTTTTGACGCGGCGCTACTTGATCGAGGCGATCTTCCACTGTTGGCCGTCGCGCACCAGCACCGCGTGGTAGGTCACGGTCGGATGGCGCTCGCCGTCGGCGCCGCGCTTGTAGTCGAAGTCGAAGGCGGCCGTCACGTCGACGTCGGCGCTGCCGGATGACGACACGTGCGGCGGCCCGGCAAGCGAGAGCGAGGCAGTGATGCTGTTGGTCGCATCGAAGATGTCTTGCCAGCGTCGGGCTTCGTCGGCGGTGAGCGCCGGGTAGGCGGCGCGCAGTTGCGCGATGTCCCGCGACGCGAGCGCTCGGGCGTACGTTGCGATCGCGGCCTGAATGGCCGGCGTCGGATCGACGGGCGCCGCCGCGCTGGTGTGCGCCGGCGACCCGGCCGGCGGCGGCGATGCAGGCGGGGTGGGAGGCGGGCCGGCGGCACCCGCGCTCGGCGCTGCCGGGTGTTCCGTTAGGCGCACGGCGGCCGCGCTGTCCGAGGCCGCGCGCCAGGTGGAACGCGCGTCGAGCATCGCGCGCATCGCGAGATCGAATCGGCGCCGCGCGATCGCGCTGTCCGCCGCCTGCATGAGCCGGTCTCCCCGCCTAACGCTGGACTCGGCCGCGCCGGAATCGATGGCGGTTTGCCGAGCGGCGAGGGCGGCACGCTGAATCTGCATTAGGTCCAGCTGCGATGTCGGCGTCAGGTCTGCCGAGCTGCGCGCCGGCGCCGGCTCGCGCCTGGGCAGGGCCGGCGGCGGACTGCTGTCGGCAGCGGCCGGGGCAACCGCCGCCGGCACTCGCGCGGGCGCCGAGTCCGGCGCCGACGGCACGCTCACCTGAGGATGGCGCGCGTCCGCCTGCTCGGTCTCGTTGCGGTGCCAGGTCATGCCGAGCACGACGAGCGTCGCCGCGCCGGCGAGTGCACCGGCCGAGAACCAGAGACGGCGGGCGCGCGACAGTGTGAACGGCGGCGCCGAGGGCGACGGTGCGCCGCCCGCGCCTACCGCCAACGCGTCGCGCAGATCCGCCGCCGTCTGAAAACGCGCGCCGGGCTCCCGCGCCAACGATTTCGCGACCAACGCATCGAGCCAGGCCGGCACCGACGGATTGGCGGCCCGCGGGTGCAGCGGCTCGCCGGTGAGGCGGCGCTGCAGCCGCGCTTCGATGGTCGCCCCGGAGAACGATGACTCGCCCGTGAGCATCTCGTACAACATGCAGCCGAGCGCATAGAGATCGCTGCGGCCGTCGACCGGATCGCCGCCTAACTGTTCGGGGCTCATGTACTGGAGCGTCCCGACCACCACGCCGGTGCGCGTCAGCGCTTCGCGACCGGCCGCGCCCTGCTGCGTCCCCTTGGCAATCCCGAAATCCACGATCTTCACGATGTCGCGGCCATCTTTCGCGCGCGCAATCATGATGTTGTCGGGCTTGAG from Gemmatimonadaceae bacterium includes the following:
- a CDS encoding ABC transporter permease; the protein is MLIELWADLRYRARAILRRHTLEQELDAEVRFHIEREAEAYIRAGMPRADAMRRARLAFGGVERTKDASRDVRGTRMLEALVRDTHYAVRSLRKHATFTVTVVVTLAVGIGANAAMFALLDALMLRPLPVGHPARLVTIGDPSKVNSAWHGSPMTAYVSYPVYADIRDHARTLAGVYATGQAGRLEVAAPGGGIERPDGRFVTGNFFSVLEVPAYIGRTFTASEDRVPLGDPVVVISYDYWRRQYGAAPAAVGTTMVVNGVPLTIVGVAPRGFTGDIVGQSTDLWIPLMMRQALQPAGTALDDRSFSWLAMMGRLAPGATLAQARAELAVIETQSIRAHLTGEDLAEFDEDLRVQPIEVNAGARGFSEFRPLYGPALVVLMAAVGLIVLVVCANVANLMLARAAGRAREMTVRMTLGAGRRRLVLQLLTESALLAGAGGALGLMAAVWGSRLLVSIAGVGDRTIALDVAPDLRLFAFTLLVTLLCVVLFGLVPALRATRLDVGTALRAQGRNISGARARLGRVALGPALVVGQVALSTLLLIGAGLLLHSMQRMLTVDLGFDRDHIVSADVPMNQRSLGGAGVLAAARELADELQRVPGVRAVSYSEEGLFSGGESTGHVAVAGFTAVADSQLSVSYDEVGPGYLHAIGARLVRGRDLDERDVAGAEHTALVDETMARYYFGPRDPVGRSFTLDSVAYTIAGVVHDVQERDVRGLPVRRAYLPVAQMAAAPKMLIFEVRVAGDPTRFVEPVRAALLARHPDLRDAVKPLDAIVRETIGQDLLLAHVTSFFGAAALLLAAVGLYGITSYSTSQRTGEFGLRSALGAAPRAVTSMVLGEAVRLATCGVAIGLPAGIAATRLIRSEVFGVGPLDPVSIGAAIVALTIATLVASYLPARRAARVGPLEALRTE
- a CDS encoding serine/threonine-protein kinase; its protein translation is MTTPDDAELRSGVGSKLCPQCGARYDAGVVFCPRDGSALGTPNHGGLVGQLIAGRYRVIEQLGQGAMGRVYLAEHVKMERRCAIKVMSPELVSDADAISRFNREATNASRIQHPNVATVYDFGESADGLVFLAMEFVPGEALSRICDREHALPAARAANIARQVADGLDAAHDLGIIHRDLKPDNIMIARAKDGRDIVKIVDFGIAKGTQQGAAGREALTRTGVVVGTLQYMSPEQLGGDPVDGRSDLYALGCMLYEMLTGESSFSGATIEARLQRRLTGEPLHPRAANPSVPAWLDALVAKSLAREPGARFQTAADLRDALAVGAGGAPSPSAPPFTLSRARRLWFSAGALAGAATLVVLGMTWHRNETEQADARHPQVSVPSAPDSAPARVPAAVAPAAADSSPPPALPRREPAPARSSADLTPTSQLDLMQIQRAALAARQTAIDSGAAESSVRRGDRLMQAADSAIARRRFDLAMRAMLDARSTWRAASDSAAAVRLTEHPAAPSAGAAGPPPTPPASPPPAGSPAHTSAAAPVDPTPAIQAAIATYARALASRDIAQLRAAYPALTADEARRWQDIFDATNSITASLSLAGPPHVSSSGSADVDVTAAFDFDYKRGADGERHPTVTYHAVLVRDGQQWKIASIK